The genomic DNA GACTTGGTACAGCTGCGGCAGCTCAACCTGGCGCTCCTGAGGCAGCTGTGGGTCGGGCAGGATGCCGTGCGGCGGTCGGTGGCAAAAGCAGCCTCAAAAGTGAGCACCCACCTTGAGAACCTGCAAGGGGGGCGTGGAGGGGGCTGCCTAACCAGGCAGGTCCCAGGCCTCAGGTGCAACATGCCCAGTTTagagaaagctgaggcccagTGAAAAAGGGTCTGGCCGGGAACACTGCAGAGGCCGGAGCAGGGATGAGGACTGAGGAACCAGGCCTAGTGCAGACCAGCTGGGTGGGTGGCTGCACCGCTCCCTGGATGACCTGGCCTCTCTGTTCCAGTCAGCCCGGGACTCCAGCAGCAGCTATGACTCCCAGACATCATCGTCCCAGGAGACGTCTTTAAtggccctcagagcctccagcCTACAGGACGCCCACCAGGGTGATCCCTGTGATATGTCCTGGCCTGGCGGGACCGGCTCTGAAGTGGTCTCTTTCCCATCTGCCAAGTACCGACACCAGGCATCCCTGGGCTCACTGAGGCCCTGCTTGGCACCCTTGCTGGCCATCTCAGACCCAAATGACCCAGAGCTTTCAGCAGAGCTGGACAGTCCAGGGCCTCAGGAGGCCCAGGCCCAGAGCTCCGCCCTGGATCAACAAAGCAGGCTGTCCAAGGTAACACGGGAGAATAGAACTTCCATGAACTTCAGTCTCCCTGTCTCACAAATGCAGTCATCGGCAGGCTCCCTTCAGGTTGGGGGGGCTTCCTGGAGATACTTTGAGTCATGTCCAGCTCAGCCAAAGTGCTTAAAAAATGGTCGTTGTTAGTTTCTCAGTGCTTTGGGAAGAAGATAATGAGCCCATTATACAGATGGGAAGACCAAGGCTCAGAGGCCacacttgttcaaagtcacatgTAGAGGAGGCTTGGGGGCCAAACTCTTATCTTCCAACTCCCAAGCCCCTGGCTGAGGCCTGGGGCCCATGTCAGGGTATAAGTTAGGACATGGCCCCTTTCCTTCCCGCAAGGGGGGGGCCTCCTTCAGGCTGGGCCTGCGTGCCTAGCCCTTGCCCCTCTTTGTCTCCCTCCTCAGTCAAGAGTGAccctcagtgaggagtctgcgtTGCCTGACACCAGCTGGCGCCTCAGACCATACTTGGGCTACGACTGGATTGCAGGTATGGCCCGCCTCCACGTGCCTGCCTGAACCCTCCTGGTGCGGAATGCATGAGTCAGAGCTGCCATCTTCTTTAGCATGTGTTAGTGCCAGGCCCCTGCAGAACTACGTATGTATATCGTCTCTACATCGTACTGCCTATCTATCCCCCtacacccccacctccagccacctCAGTGGCCTGGCTGGTCTCCCTGTGGCTTTGTCTACCCCATTACTCTCCGTTTTTGACACGGCAGCCAGAGTGAATTTTTTAACATGGGAATCAGAGTACTtagcacttagaataaaatctaaaatccttATCTAGACTTAGAGGTAAGACCTGGCTTCAGTTAGCTCTATGACATGACCTCTGACTATCAGCCTCTGGCTCATTGCTCAGCCTTACGGGCCTCCTTGCTGGTCCTTGAACCTGCCACGCTCATggccacctcagggcctttgcacttgctgttccagCTGCCTGGATGCACTTCCCCAGGTTCACACCCTCTGGTTGCTTTTCATCATTGAGGGCCTAATGAGCATAATGTCGTagggcccccgccccccacatccCTGCCTGTGGCATCAGTCATTTGTATGTTCTTTGTGTCATTGGTTCTCAGGAGTCGTCCCGTTTCCTTGCTTCTTAGCTGAGTTCTCCagtagaatgtaagcttcattcGAACAGGGCCATagccatcttcttgctgtatccCCCGAGCCTGCGCTTAGAGGCGTGTGAGGCATCGTAGGCCCTCACACAACACTTGccgaatgagtgagtgaatggtcGGTCATAAGAAGTTGCTGCTGTTTAGCTCCCCACTTCACAAagggggaactgaggcacagagaggtggagTTCCTTCCCGAAAGCAGGTGCGCCTTGGGGTTGCAGGGGCCTAGCAGTGGTGGGGAAGCAGGCCCGGTCCCCAGGGTTTCCCAGCCTGTCAGCTCACTGCCTTGCTTCCCATTTCTGGAAAGTGGAGGCGCCTGCCTCCTGCCCGCCTGTCCCTGTGCTCACGCTCCTTCCAAGGGTGGACGAGCGCTCCCATCTCAGGCCTGTCCCTGCATTTGTGTGCTCCGTCCCCTCTGGGCTCCCGGAGGATTTGCTTCCTGCGAGTCTCCTTCCTCCCCGTTCCGTCCCAGCAGCATGTGAACACTGGCAACGGTGCGGAGAACAGGTTTTAGGGAGCGCCTGTTACATGCGATGTTCTGTGAGCTTCCCTTGGCTTTACTCCTGTCATCTCCTCTGCTCTTCATGGTGATCTGGTTAGGCTGGTGCTGCTGTTGTCCCCTGTCCCCGAGGACAGGTGAGAAGGCTGAGCTGCCGGCTCTGAGACACTTCACGAGTCTCACGTCTGCTCAGTGGTAAAGCTGCAACATGTTATTTCCTACCCCGAGGAgatacttctttattttattttatttaaagattttatttatttgagagagagagcaagagagagagagagcacaagttgggggggaggggcagaagtagacgcaggctccccgctgagcagggagcccgacacacagacacacggggctcgatcccaggaccccaagatcatgagctaagccgaaggcagacacttccccaactgagccacccaggtgccccgctctcctttgtgtttatttctggtcACTGCCTGTTTTCTCTGCTGTGCTTTAGAACAGAGCTCCTCGCAAGTGCTGTCTAGACTCGCTGTTTCtagcttctctccttccctttttctcagTTAGGCTTCAGCCTCTGACGCCCACCGACCCCGTCCTGTCAGCGGTGAGCTCTGTGTTGCGTGCTTCCCTGACTCGGCTCTCTTCGTGGCAGGCGTCACCACCTGGTGCTGGGTCACAGGTTTCTTTGGTGACTAATTTGTCCCTTACCACCGTATTTGTAAGGCTCACGAGGGCAGGGCTTTGTCTggttccctcctctctcccttgcaCATAAAACTGTGGCCCCTAGGAGGGGCTCTGTAAGTATTTtttgtcttaatattttttgCCCGGATGATAGGCTGTGCATGAGGGTAGACAACACGGAGACAGGACCAACAGTCACTGTGAGTGGCGCGTCCCCTCCAGGTCTGTACAAGGCAGAGCGGGGGCAGAGCAGATAGGCTGGAATGCTGGGCCAAGTGCCCCCTAAGTCTCAGCCGGTGGCCACACCGCAGCTCCCAGTGCTTTGCCCACTCCAGGGTCTCTGGACAACAGCTCACCTGTCACCAGCAAGCCCGAGGCCTTCTTCTCGAAACTACGGGATTTCCGGGAAGCCAACAAGGAGGAGTGTATCAGCAGTGACCCTGAGTAAGCAGGGGTGGCcgaggggtgggcagggtggcTCAGGGACCCCATCGCCCAGCTtgctcacccctctcccctcacagACCCCAGTTCCTAGGCCCGCGAGAGAGCAGTGGCAGGGTGGAAGACCATGAATGTGAGTGGAAATTCTCAGCAGGCGCCCCGTGGCCTGGCTGAGTGAGGTCTCCGGAGCCTAGGGAGGCAGCTGGGGTGCTGGAGACTCAGGGAGGGGGACCTAGGGTCCAGACAGGGTGGGGCAAGCCTTGGGTAGGGGCTGGGGAGTGGCGGGGGAGCTGAGACCAGGCCTTGTGGGGATCAGGGCCGGCCCTGTGTCACCCCAAGTCCCCCCTCGCCAGCTGCCTCCTTTCCTGTGCACCCCCACTTGCGCTACTCTgcgccctggggggtgggggcgccgCCTCAGTCACAGGAGCACCTGAGCCTTGGCTTTGGGGTCGCGTCTGCAGCATAcggtgcacacacgtgtgtaccTCACGTGTGAGGGCTGTGCACGTGAATGTACGTGTGTGCCTCCTGCGTGTGATGACCAGCGTAGGCGCGTGCGTGTGCGTTCACGGATGTGAGCGTATGAAGCCACGTTTCGTGTTTGCACACATGCCGCTTATGGGTGTGAAGACGCCAGTGTGTGTGCGACGTGCGGGCGCAGTGTGCATCCTGCCGGAGCCGGCGGTGTGCTCAGCGCTGTCCCGGGAGCACACGTGCGTGTTCGTGTCCTGTGCGTGTCCATCTGTACCAGCCTgtgcggtgggggcggggggtccAGGGATCTGGGGGCCCGGCTGAGAGGAGCTGCTGCTTCCCACGGCCCCGCAGGCGTGTACTGTTACCGCGTCAGCCGGCGCCTGTTTCTGGTGCCTTCCGATCCTGGCACCCCCTGCCGCCTGTGCCGGACACCTCGGGACCAGAGGCGTCCTGAGACTCTGGTGGAGCCGGCGCAGGTCAGGTGAGTGGCCGGAGCAGGTAGGGCAACTCGGGGCAGCGGCGGCCGAGGAGCGGAGCCGGGCCTGAGGCCTGCCGGTCTTGCAGGAGGGCAGGGTGGGCCCCCGAGCCGCCGGCGGCGCCCACAGCAACACCTTCTCTGTCTGCTGCCCCCCCCTACAGGGTGAGCATCCCGCTGTCCGTCCTGGACCCCCCGCACCGCTACCACATCCACCGGCGGAAGAGCTTTGACGCCTCCGACACGCTGGCCCTGCCCCGGGTGAGCAGCCgtgtggggctgggtggggttGGGCTGGAGCCCGGGTCCCCAGGTGGGtcccgaggcccagagagggccagAGACTGTGCCAAGGCCACACAGCGAGGCTGGGCACGAGGAGGGCGAGTACCCAGGTCTCCGGAGTCGGGCTGGGCTGCTTCCATCCCCTGTGACTATGCTCGGTCCCTGGTCCTCACCCGCCCCACACTTCCAGGATAAGTGCCCGCGCGCTGGCGTCACGTACACGCGCCTCATTGATGGAGCTCTTGGGTGCTGTGTGTGTAGTCCTTAGGAGGATTACTTCATGGAGCTCCCACAGCAGCCAAGACTGTGGGTCCTGTTGCCATCCCACTgtacagataagcaaactgaggcagagggaggtgaCTCGCCTCGGGTCAGCAGGTGGAAgagtggggatttgaacccaggtccttTTGTTTCCTAGTGCCTCTCACGGAAACGTTGTGTCTCCTGGGTAGGGCAGGGTCTGTGGGGGACCCACTCCCAGCTGAGGCTGGGGGAGCTGGGATtatggggaggagaagggatgcTGAGGAAAGTcggtctcatctgtaaaatgggtacagcATACGGTCCTCAGACTGGTGGGTGAGTGGGGCACTTCCTTGAATC from Ailuropoda melanoleuca isolate Jingjing chromosome 11, ASM200744v2, whole genome shotgun sequence includes the following:
- the MIIP gene encoding migration and invasion-inhibitory protein isoform X1 codes for the protein MPGMVETKDLVQLRQLNLALLRQLWVGQDAVRRSVAKAASKSARDSSSSYDSQTSSSQETSLMALRASSLQDAHQGDPCDMSWPGGTGSEVVSFPSAKYRHQASLGSLRPCLAPLLAISDPNDPELSAELDSPGPQEAQAQSSALDQQSRLSKSRVTLSEESALPDTSWRLRPYLGYDWIAGSLDNSSPVTSKPEAFFSKLRDFREANKEECISSDPEPQFLGPRESSGRVEDHEYASVCATCGRSVHPAGAGGVLSAVPGAHVRVRVLCVSICTSLCGGGGGSRDLGARLRGAAASHGPAGVYCYRVSRRLFLVPSDPGTPCRLCRTPRDQRRPETLVEPAQVRVSIPLSVLDPPHRYHIHRRKSFDASDTLALPRHCLLGWDILPPKSEKSSAPKSLDLRSCVSSEAQHRKLPTLPTWNCCPDFSLVSLPGPTHSLPHTLPNSGSHPSPGHLVSLHLPMSLDQGQGGSSDLLPLLGWGFLRGRGPWELLILVGPSLSVHLEDMVATSIRKSQDHPWVHKEGSLVAPKTYLPRTSECGFIWGKGLC
- the MIIP gene encoding migration and invasion-inhibitory protein isoform X3 encodes the protein MPGMVETKDLVQLRQLNLALLRQLWVGQDAVRRSVAKAASKSRVTLSEESALPDTSWRLRPYLGYDWIAGSLDNSSPVTSKPEAFFSKLRDFREANKEECISSDPEPQFLGPRESSGRVEDHEYASVCATCGRSVHPAGAGGVLSAVPGAHVRVRVLCVSICTSLCGGGGGSRDLGARLRGAAASHGPAGVYCYRVSRRLFLVPSDPGTPCRLCRTPRDQRRPETLVEPAQVRVSIPLSVLDPPHRYHIHRRKSFDASDTLALPRHCLLGWDILPPKSEKSSAPKSLDLRSCVSSEAQHRKLPTLPTWNCCPDFSLVSLPGPTHSLPHTLPNSGSHPSPGHLVSLHLPMSLDQGQGGSSDLLPLLGWGFLRGRGPWELLILVGPSLSVHLEDMVATSIRKSQDHPWVHKEGSLVAPKTYLPRTSECGFIWGKGLC
- the MIIP gene encoding migration and invasion-inhibitory protein isoform X2, whose product is MPGMVETKDLVQLRQLNLALLRQLWVGQDAVRRSVAKAASKSARDSSSSYDSQTSSSQETSLMALRASSLQDAHQGDPCDMSWPGGTGSEVVSFPSAKYRHQASLGSLRPCLAPLLAISDPNDPELSAELDSPGPQEAQAQSSALDQQSRLSKSRVTLSEESALPDTSWRLRPYLGYDWIAGSLDNSSPVTSKPEAFFSKLRDFREANKEECISSDPEPQFLGPRESSGRVEDHECVYCYRVSRRLFLVPSDPGTPCRLCRTPRDQRRPETLVEPAQVRVSIPLSVLDPPHRYHIHRRKSFDASDTLALPRHCLLGWDILPPKSEKSSAPKSLDLRSCVSSEAQHRKLPTLPTWNCCPDFSLVSLPGPTHSLPHTLPNSGSHPSPGHLVSLHLPMSLDQGQGGSSDLLPLLGWGFLRGRGPWELLILVGPSLSVHLEDMVATSIRKSQDHPWVHKEGSLVAPKTYLPRTSECGFIWGKGLC